CCACAGCCATTGGTATGATACTCAGTGACGTCTGCATGTGTCCCTCTTCCTGCAGGTATGAGACCCCTGGGTCTGCGCTGAACTGTGGCATCATGCTGAGGGAGTGTATCAGACACGAGCCACTGGCCAAGCTGGTTCTCCACTCAGAACACTTCCAGGACTTCTTCAATTACGTAGAGATGGAGACCTTCGACATCGCCTCAGACGCTTTCGCCACCTTCAAGGTCAGATTACACAAGATTTGAAAGCATCTTTGGGTCCTGGAAAAACCTTGTATTAAACCCATGCTAATAAGACTAGGATGGTCCGAGATGATATGCTGATCTTCACATGACTGTTGTATCTGTCCATGCCCATTTGTTTGAGAGTTGACAAAATGTATAGATCAGAAATGATTCGATGCAGCAGATGATATGCAATATTcaatgtttgtttttgtgtgaattAAAGTGAGCACGTCTCCTCCCCCATTCACAGGACCTGCTCACAAGACACAAGGTCCTGGTAGCTGAATATCTAGAACAGAATTATGATGCCGTAAGTATATGTTCAACATTCTGCTGCCCTGGGAGCATTTACCTTTTTTCAGATGGACTTCATGGAAAGAAAATGCTTTTTGTTGTTACACCCTCTGCCCTCTTGACAGAATTCGTGAAGGAATGGGTGAATGCAATTACGACGTCACACACTCGTACTCTCATTACCATTTACCAGATGAATACACTGAAGTGCGTGTGTGTCGATAAACAAAACATGTTGATTGATGACCCATGCTCTACAATGAATGAGTGCATTTATACCACCCTTGACACACTAGCCACATACACTCCAGGCATCTGTGGTCACTGGCTTTCCCCGCTTGCATAAGACCACCTTGTGTGTTGGTTGTAGTGTGGGGCTCAGGGAAGACCCCAGGGGAGAGCAGACAGTCCGGCTGGAGGCTGCTCGGGTTACAGGCCAGACACTACCCTACACTGGGCCGCACTAGTTTACAGAAGGATGCTTTCATGCCAAAGGCCGCTGGAGGCttatcacacgcacacacacactggcccaaACAACACCCTTGATAAGGGTCCTTTTCAGACCTGACTGAGAGATGTTAGAGAATGTATCAACTTCAGACATTCCATCCCATTTAACTATCTGAAACACCCATTTAATTCTATGAACATTTTCTTTTTATTGTGAATTTATTTTGAGCCACTTTTGACTGTTGAGATGCAGCCACCCCTCAGCCTGTTCCTTTATATCTTTGCAGATCTTTGACCAGTATGAGAAGTTATTACACTCTGATAACTATGTGACAAAGAGACAGTCATTAAAGGTGTGTTCTATTATTCACATTGTACATGGATTATTTATAGACTAAAACTTTGCATGCTATTATGGTGTTGATTATCTCGCTTCATAGTAAACATTTGCATACTCTGTTCTTTGTGTGTTTATGTAGTTGTTGGGAGAGCTTCTGTTGGACAGGCATAACTTTACAGTGATGACCCGGTACATCAGCAAGCCTGAGAACCTGAAGCTGATGATGAACCTACTGAGGGACAAGAGCCCTAACATACAATTTGAGGCCTTCCACGTCTTCAAGGTACGACACAAAAGCTGTTCCCTGAGCCGTTCATATACAAAGTCTGGCAAACTGGCATCCATGTTGGCCCCAAGCATTCCATGTTATTACCATTGGGTTCTTACTAGAATGTAATTGCCGATATCAATGTAATGTACAGAGCTGACAGGCTGACCCCTCCACCCAGGTGTTTGTGGCGAACCCCAACAAGACGCAGCCCATCATAGACATCCTGCTGAAGAACCAGCCCAAACTCATCGACTTCCTTAGCAACTTCCAGAAGGACCGCATGGACGACGAGCAATTCAACGACGAGAAGACCTACCTAATCAAACAGATCCGAGACCTAAAGAAACCCGCCTCTTAAAACCTTACCCCCATTCGTCCCCAAAACCCTTCCCCTTAGCTAGGACCTTTACCCTAACCTTTACTTTTTGTCGACAAAAAATACATTGACAATAATGATTCAATTTCTTAATATCGAAGACATTGTGTCTTTTTCTTGGTTCCTTAAACTTTGCAGAGAATAGTTCGTAATCACAGAttttttttcattgtttttaCTTTTAAATTAACCCTTTTCTTATTAGTGTGTAGTGTTCCAAAACGGGAAGGGGATTTCCTCTCTTGGGGGGAACCAATGGTTAGAGACCTCTAGGTGATTGGCTGAGTGAGCTGTGGAGACCACTGGTCATCACTTTAATTGTGCAAATATTTTTCCGCAAATGTTCTCTTTTCATTGCCACTTGCAGCACGAGCCAGCTAGATAGTTCTGACTTCTTTCTAATACTCTCCTAATCTCACCACAGTACAACTGAAGTATCCAGAATCATAGAAGGAATTGCTATTTCTCTATTAGAGGATCTAAATGGTATTCTCAAATGTTCCGTAGAACTCCTCTTCAGAATCACATTCCCTGCTAGTCTTACTCCTGTGGTTGTTCTTCCACTATTTACACTTAAGTTATGTTTCAACACTGAAGTAGGTCCTCTGACATGACAACTCTACATTTGATCTTACAAGGAACATATTAGATGTCTGGTGATCAGCAGGACCATTCTTCTACTGCTAACCTTCGTATAGAATATGACTTATCAATAGTTTTGATAATTGATTCTCCACAGATGGCTGGTAGCACTTTCTGTATCATTCAACGCTAAAGGAGCGATTCCTTTTTTGGTTTATTTTAAGCTGATGAAGTAGTTTCCTGTTCAACAGGATTCTATCATGATGATGAAAAAAGTATTGTGTATAATAGCTGGTTTTAACCCATAAGTAAGTGCCATTGCAGGTGACAGAAATCCTGATATTTTTTTCTGTACAAAAGTGATTTCTTTAACTTGTTTTCTTATTTAGATGGTGGAGGGGGATGGTTGGAACACATTAACAGTAGGGGTACATACAGAGGTGCCTTTTGTTTTCCCTCTTCAGGGGGATGGTTGAACACATTAACAGTAGGGGTACATTGCCTTTTGTTTTCCCTCTTCTTATTTAGATGGTGAAGGGGATGGTTGGAACACATTAACAGTTTACAGAGGTGCCTTTTGTTTTCCCTCTTCTTATTTAGATGGAGGGGGATGGTTGGAACACATTAACAGTAGGGGTACATACAGAGGTGCCTTTTGTTTTCCCTCTTCTTATTTAGATGGTGGAGGGGGATGGTTGGAACACATTAACAGTAGGGGTACATACAGAGGTGCCTTTTGTTTTCCCTCTTCTTATTTAGATGGTGGAGGGGGATGGTTGGAACACATTAACAGTAGGGGTACATACAGAGGTGCCTTTTGTTTTCCCTCTTCTTATTTAGATGGTGGAGGGGGATGGTTGGAACACATTAACAGTAGGGGTACATACAGAGGTGCCTTTTGTTTTCCCTCTTCTTGGAACACATTTAGATACAGGCCTTTTGTTTTCCCTCTTCTTATTTAGATGGTGGGGATGGTTGGAACACATTAACAGTAGGGGTACATACAGAGGTGCCTTTTGTTTTCCCTCTTCTTATTTAGATGGTGGAGGGGGATGGTTGGAACACATTAACAGTAGGGGTACATACAGAGGTGCCTTTTGTTTTCCCTCTTCTTATTTAGATGGTGGAGGGGGATGGTTGGAACACATTAACAGTAGGGGTACATACAGAGGTGCCTTTTGTTTTCCCTCTTCTTAtttagatggaggagggggatggtTGGAACACATTAACAGTAGGGGTACATACAGAGGTGCCTTTTGTTTTCCCTCTTCTTAtttagatggaggagggggatggtTGACATTAACAGTAGGGGTACATACAGAGGTGCCTTTTGTTTTCCCTCTTCTTATttagatggaggaggggatggttGGAACACATTAACAGTAGGGGTACATACAGAGGTGCCTTTTGTTTTCCCTCTTCTTATTTagatggtggatggtggagggGGATGGTTGGAACACATTAACAGTAGGGGTACATACAGAGgtgccttttgttttccctttttttgtattttaaatACTTTTCTAGGCGGAGCTTAATTCTTATTTAGAAAAATATGGTCTGGTTGAACATATTAGTCGTGATTAAGCAATGAACCTTGAACTCACTATATTTGAGTTGTGCAGttgaaataatattttattttaaactTATTGCAGTTCATTGATCGCATCATAAAACTAGGAACCAGGAGGCCAAAACTCAGGACTATGATTGTCCAGGAAAGTTAACATTCCAGTAAACTGGATAAGGTAGAAGAATCATCTTTCtctgaatatatatatttgacatgtAGCTTGTTTTGGGGGAAATCTAAATTAAATAACCTCAGACAAATTGAGCCAATGCATATTTTAATCGTGGTGGTTGAGCTTACATCTAAATTGAAAATATGAACCAATTAATATGGCTCTTCAATGTAATATTGAATAATTCATGTGATGGGCACCATGCCACGAACAAGTGATTGTCCTTTAAATTgccaaatactttttttttttcaattgttAGATTGGACTTGACACAAGTCAATGCCCTTGTCGTTTTGGTGAAACTCCATTCCAGCCCTGTTCTATATCTGGTGCTAACATGCAATCTTGACCACATTTCTAGACCAGTGTAGACAATTAATTGTGAACAGATCTTCCCGACCACCTCGAGGTAGCCAGGGACAAGCTGATTGGATGAAAGTTCAGTGGGCAGACCTTAGTGACATGTCACTGGGTGGAGTTTAGGAGTCAAGTAAAGGTGTTTCAGGGAGGTGGAGTGCTTGTGGGAGGGTGTTAAAACAGGTTGCGACAGATGGTGTTGCCAGTTTGAATCCAAATGCAGCTCTTGTTTTCCAACCTACTTAAAATGTTTTAGTACATATCTGACATTCTAAAATGACTAAAGGAATTAACAGCTTTATAGAATCTACACCCAATCCTTCATGAATTCTGTCAAGAGGGCAGATGGtgtaacaaaaaaatatatatttccatgAAGTCCATCTGATTAAGGTAGGCTCCCAGGGCAGCAGAATGTTGAACATATCACTTATTGCATCATAATTCTGTTCTAGATGGTGCCCTCCCTCCTGCTGGTGCTGTGGACTATGACCACAAGGTCACAGGTTCAAGTCTTGCCATGCCAATGACCTTTCTCAACTTATATTTTGAACCCTAGTCCCTCCCTGTATTCAAATGATGAGATTCCCAATGTTAAGACATATTGATCCCTTGAATCAATGATTTGAGGGACTATTTAAAATGGTTTGACAATCCAGATCTGTTTACACTTGTAAGATATCAAGATACCATTAG
The window above is part of the Oncorhynchus gorbuscha isolate QuinsamMale2020 ecotype Even-year linkage group LG21, OgorEven_v1.0, whole genome shotgun sequence genome. Proteins encoded here:
- the LOC124008147 gene encoding calcium-binding protein 39-like, with amino-acid sequence MPLFGKSHKNPADIVRTLKENMAILVKQDKKTEKASEEVSKCLVAMKEILYGTGDKEPHTETVAQLAQELYNSGLLISLVENLQVIDFEGKKDVCQIFNNILRRQIGTRSPTVEYFCSHQEVLFVLQKGYETPGSALNCGIMLRECIRHEPLAKLVLHSEHFQDFFNYVEMETFDIASDAFATFKDLLTRHKVLVAEYLEQNYDAIFDQYEKLLHSDNYVTKRQSLKLLGELLLDRHNFTVMTRYISKPENLKLMMNLLRDKSPNIQFEAFHVFKVFVANPNKTQPIIDILLKNQPKLIDFLSNFQKDRMDDEQFNDEKTYLIKQIRDLKKPAS